The Triplophysa dalaica isolate WHDGS20190420 chromosome 5, ASM1584641v1, whole genome shotgun sequence genome window below encodes:
- the kcna1b gene encoding potassium voltage-gated channel subfamily A member 1: MTVVVVGENMDETSSTMQGHPQDSQYSPECCERVVINVSGLRFETQLKTLAQFPDTLLGHPKKRMRYFDPLRNEYFFDRNRPSFDAILYYYQSGGRLRRPVNVPLDMFSEEIKFYELGEEAMEKFREDEGFIREEERPLPDNEFQRQVWLLFEYPESSGPARGIAIVSVMVILISIVIFCLETLPELKEDPRGRFQVVGNSTVFYKPNFFTDPFFIVETLCIIWFSFELIVRFFACPSKAAFFKNMMNTIDVVSIIPYFITLGTEMAEDPDAREVKGSGDQATSLAILRVIRLVRVFRIFKLSRHSKGLQILGQTLKASMRELGLLIFFLFIGVILFSSAVYFAEAEEKDSFFTSIPDAFWWAVVSMTTVGYGDMYPVTIGGKIVGSLCAIAGVLTIALPVPVIVSNFNYFYHRETEGEEQAQLLTVSNPNIASDSNSSRRSSSGVSKSEYMEIDEDLNNSIDNFREANLRTGNCTVSNQNCVNVGKRLTDV, translated from the coding sequence ATGACTGTGGTGGTGGTTGGAGAGAACATGGACGAGACCTCCTCCACGATGCAGGGGCATCCGCAGGACTCGCAGTATTCCCCCGAGTGCTGTGAGCGGGTGGTCATTAACGTCTCAGGGCTGCGCTTCGAAACGCAACTCAAGACTCTGGCCCAGTTCCCAGACACTCTGCTGGGCCACCCCAAAAAAAGGATGCGCTACTTTGACCCTTTACGAAACGAGTACTTCTTTGACAGAAACCGTCCCAGTTTCGACGCCATCCTGTACTACTATCAGTCCGGGGGGAGGTTGAGAAGACCCGTCAACGTTCCCTTGGACATGTTCTCGGAAGAGATTAAATTTTACGAGCTCGGAGAAGAGGCCATGGAAAAATTCAGAGAGGACGAGGGCTTTATTCGCGAGGAGGAGCGTCCTCTGCCGGATAATGAATTTCAGAGACAGGTTTGGCTGCTGTTCGAGTATCCCGAGAGTTCGGGGCCGGCCAGAGGGATTGCAATAGTGTCTGTCATGGTCATCCTCATTTCCATAGTCATATTTTGTTTGGAGACTTTACCAGAGCTAAAAGAAGATCCGCGGGGGCGGTTCCAAGTTGTGGGCAACAGCACGGTTTTTTACAAACCCAACTTCTTTACCGACCCTTTCTTTATCGTAGAGACGCTCTGCATCATCTGGTTTTCTTTCGAGTTGATTGTTCGCTTTTTCGCTTGCCCAAGTAAAGCAGCCTTCTTCAAGAACATGATGAACACGATCGACGTGGTGTCCATTATTCCGTATTTCATAACGCTTGGAACAGAGATGGCAGAAGACCCTGATGCAAGGGAGGTCAAGGGCAGTGGAGATCAGGCAACGTCTTTGGCCATTCTCAGGGTTATCCGCCTGGTCCGGGTGTTTCGGATATTCAAGCTCTCCAGACACTCAAAAGGACTTCAGATCTTGGGTCAGACTCTAAAAGCCAGCATGCGAGAGCTCGGCCTCTTGATCTTCTTTCTGTTCATCGGTGTGATCTTGTTTTCTAGCGCGGTGTACTTCGCTGAGGCCGAAGAGAAAGACTCCTTCTTCACTAGTATCCCAGACGCTTTCTGGTGGGCAGTGGTTTCGATGACCACCGTAGGGTATGGGGACATGTACCCTGTCACTATAGGGGGAAAGATAGTGGGCTCTCTGTGCGCCATCGCAGGAGTGCTTACCATCGCCCTACCCGTGCCTGTGATCGTGTCCAACTTTAATTATTTCTACCACCGAGAAACTGAAGGTGAAGAACAGGCTCAGCTCCTCACTGTGAGCAATCCGAACATCGCGTCCGACTCCAACTCCAGTCGACGCAGCTCGTCTGGCGTCAGCAAGTCGGAATACATGGAAATAGATGAGGATCTCAATAACAGCATTGACAATTTTAGAGAGGCCAACCTGCGAACGGGGAACTGCACGGTCTCCAATCAGAACTGCGTCAACGTGGGAAAGCGACTTACTGATGTTTAG
- the LOC130421274 gene encoding shaker-related potassium channel tsha2-like, whose product MTVVPGDNLDETVALTALSRDVHDPERADQECCERVVINISGLRFETQLKTLAQFPSTLLGDPRKRMRFFDPLRNEYFFDRNRPSFDAILYYYQSGGRLRRPVNVPVDIFMEEIKFYELGEEVIELFKEDEGFIKEEERPLPENEFQRQVWLLFEYPESSGPARGIAIVSVLVILISIVIFCLETLPEFREDGKTNDEHLSVNGTASLKKPNPFTDPFFIVETLCIIWFSFELLVRFLASPSKPAFFKNIMNTIDIVAIIPYFITLGLELAEHQGNGQQAMSLAILRVIRLVRVFRIFKLSRHSKGLQILGKTLQASMRELGLLIFFLFIGVILFSSAVYFAETDDPDSGFSSIPEAFWWAVVSMTTVGYGDMCPVTIGGKIVGSLCAIAGVLTIALPVPVIVSNFNYFYHRETEHEEQLQYTHVTCGQQQQPAFGDSKQSLSKSDYLDSDDGDSAKHANCSPRKAYTGKLSDV is encoded by the coding sequence ATGACCGTGGTGCCCGGGGACAACCTGGACGAGACCGTGGCGTTGACGGCGCTCTCCCGGGATGTTCACGACCCAGAGCGCGCCGATCAGGAATGCTGCGAGCGGGTGGTCATCAACATCTCCGGGCTGCGCTTCGAGACGCAGCTGAAAACCCTGGCGCAGTTCCCCTCCACGCTGCTTGGCGACCCCAGGAAACGAATGCGCTTTTTCGATCCGCTGAGGAACGAGTATTTCTTCGACAGAAACCGACCCAGCTTCGATGCCATCCTGTACTACTATCAGTCCGGCGGGAGGTTACGCCGACCCGTCAACGTGCCCGTGGACATCTTTATGGAGGAGATTAAGTTCTACGAGCTGGGAGAGGAGGTCATTGAGCTTTTCAAGGAGGACGAGGGCTTCATCAAAGAGGAGGAAAGACCGCTGCCCGAGAACGAGTTTCAGAGACAGGTCTGGCTTTTGTTCGAGTACCCGGAGAGCTCCGGACCCGCCAGGGGCATTGCGATAGTGTCCGTGCTCGTCATTCTTATCTCCATCGTCATCTTTTGCTTGGAGACTTTACCGGAGTTCAGAGAAGACGGGAAAACGAACGACGAGCACCTGTCGGTGAACGGAACTGCGAGTTTAAAGAAGCCGAACCCTTTCACGGACCCGTTTTTCATCGTGGAGACCCTGTGCATCATTTGGTTCTCTTTTGAGTTGCTGGTGAGGTTCCTCGCGAGCCCGAGCAAGCCCGCATTTTTCAAGAACATCATGAACACCATCGACATCGTGGCGATCATCCCCTACTTCATAACCCTGGGTCTGGAGCTGGCCGAGCATCAGGGCAACGGGCAGCAGGCCATGTCTCTGGCCATCCTGAGGGTCATCCGCCTGGTGCGGGTGTTCCGCATCTTCAAGCTCTCCAGACACTCTAAGGGTCTCCAGATCCTGGGGAAGACCCTGCAGGCGAGCATGCGGGAGCTCGGTCTCCTCATCTTCTTTCTGTTCATCGGGGTCATTTTGTTCTCCAGCGCCGTCTACTTCGCCGAGACGGACGACCCCGACTCGGGGTTCAGTAGCATACCCGAAGCCTTCTGGTGGGCTGTGGTTTCCATGACGACCGTGGGGTACGGTGACATGTGCCCGGTCACCATCGGGGGCAAAATCGTGGGCTCTTTATGCGCCATCGCGGGCGTGCTGACCATCGCGCTCCCGGTGCCCGTCATCGTGTCCAATTTCAATTACTTTTATCACAGAGAGACCGAGCACGAGGAGCAGCTACAGTACACGCACGTGACGTGCGGCCAACAGCAGCAGCCCGCGTTTGGCGACAGCAAACAGTCGCTCTCCAAATCGGACTATCTGGACTCAGATGACGGAGACTCGGCCAAGCACGCAAACTGCAGCCCGCGTAAAGCATACACGGGCAAACTGAGTGACGTGTGA